One Enterococcus silesiacus genomic window carries:
- a CDS encoding oxidoreductase has product MIHLGIIGTNWISHQFVNAALETNRYDLAAVYSRKLETAQKFGEEYGDVEYATDLHTFFGIAHMDTVYIASPNSLHFEQAKQGILAGKNIIVEKPAFSTQEEMAEIIALANQQKVFFFEAARNIHEKSFKKIGDLLPLKNQILGANFTYMKYSSRYDQVLDGKEPNIFSPHFSGGAMADLGVYLVYAAVGWFGMPNESHYFARKIPTDVDGIGTAILRYDLFDVTLQTGKNADSFLDSEIYFDGGTLILDSVNAISKAEFHDRNHQEREIIELVTEENPMIEEAHDFADVLENPNDPTMGVRYEEWVELSRNVNKVVTTLRKSAGIVFDADKE; this is encoded by the coding sequence ATGATTCACTTAGGTATTATTGGAACAAACTGGATTAGTCATCAATTTGTCAACGCAGCGCTAGAAACAAATCGTTATGATTTGGCGGCAGTCTATTCACGCAAGCTTGAAACAGCACAAAAGTTTGGTGAAGAGTATGGTGATGTTGAATATGCAACGGATTTACACACATTTTTCGGAATTGCTCATATGGATACAGTTTATATTGCTTCACCTAATTCACTACATTTTGAACAAGCTAAGCAAGGAATTTTGGCAGGGAAAAATATTATTGTCGAAAAACCAGCCTTCTCAACACAAGAAGAAATGGCGGAAATCATCGCGTTAGCAAATCAGCAAAAAGTTTTCTTTTTTGAAGCAGCCCGCAATATCCATGAAAAGAGCTTCAAAAAAATTGGCGATCTCTTGCCGTTAAAAAATCAAATCTTAGGTGCCAATTTTACCTATATGAAATATTCTTCACGCTATGACCAAGTACTTGATGGAAAAGAGCCAAATATCTTTTCACCACATTTTTCAGGAGGGGCAATGGCCGATCTTGGTGTCTATTTAGTTTATGCCGCTGTGGGTTGGTTTGGTATGCCAAATGAAAGCCATTATTTCGCAAGAAAAATCCCGACAGACGTTGATGGGATCGGGACAGCGATTTTGAGATATGATTTGTTTGATGTGACCTTGCAGACAGGGAAAAATGCTGATTCTTTCTTAGATTCTGAAATTTATTTTGATGGTGGAACGTTAATTTTAGATAGTGTAAATGCCATCTCTAAAGCCGAGTTTCACGATCGCAACCATCAAGAACGTGAGATCATTGAACTTGTGACTGAAGAAAACCCAATGATCGAAGAAGCCCATGATTTTGCAGATGTGCTTGAAAATCCTAACGATCCAACTATGGGTGTGCGTTACGAAGAATGGGTAGAGTTGTCACGTAATGTGAATAAAGTAGTAACAACCTTAAGAA